Proteins encoded in a region of the Anopheles ziemanni chromosome 2, idAnoZiCoDA_A2_x.2, whole genome shotgun sequence genome:
- the LOC131294556 gene encoding odorant receptor 82a-like, translating into MGCIEQFLDAQMWYLRYCGVVRRKSVLAGVRTNGCFAVLVTFIALQSTFVFQHVHHFGRICDAIPTLVVGMVTLSKFYIFVFHPATIFALIDSFKALQGRATGDELALFRRCGRFHSKLTRIYMVSALIVGWFYIMSAVLTGVYQTLADGRLHFVAPMAFPHNYQHPAVFALTFLLNCDSIHMSIFISGSVDTCFSELATNVTIHFAVLQGRFRALDFRRGAGGLEPIVAYHRDVLQLCRAMTDLFRHTVFYLLLLDSVLLCVIGYQFVLFMSTPRALMLVAMAFVMVLQAVIYCYHGTMIHEEGLKVADAIYQSNWYEAPVAVQKRLRLCMMRAQKPIVTRGGFIKATLPTLKKILNSTGSYITMLLSLDTELQ; encoded by the exons ATGGGTTGCATCGAGCAATTTCTCGACGCGCAAATGTGGTATCTGCGCTACTGTGGCGTGGTGCGAAGGAAAAGCGTCCTCGCCGGCGTGCGGACGAACGGCTGCTTCGCGGTGCTGGTCACCTTTATCGCCCTGCAGTCGACGTTCGTCTTCCAGCACGTGCACCACTTCGGGCGGATCTGCGACGCCATCCCGACGCTGGTGGTGGGCATGGTGACGCTGTCGAAGTTCTACATCTTCGTGTTCCACCCGGCGACCATTTTCGCGCTGATTGATTCGTTCAAGGCGCTGCAGGGGCGCGCGACCGGTGACGAGCTGGCACTGTTCCGCCGCTGCGGTCGCTTTCACTCGAAGCTGACTCGCATCTACATGGTCTCGGCGCTGATCGTGGGATGGTTCTATATCATGAGCGCGGTGCTGACTGGCGTCTACCAGACGCTCGCCGATGGGAGGCTGCACTTTGTGGCACCGATGGC CTTTCCCCACAATTATCAACATCCGGCGGTGTTCGCGCTGACGTTCCTGCTCAACTGCGACTCCATCCACATGTCCATCTTCATTAGCGGAAGCGTCGATACGTGCTTCTCCGAGCTGGCGACGAATGTGACGATCCACTTCGCGGTGCTGCAGGGGCGCTTTCGGGCGCTCGACTTCCGGCGCGGGGCCGGCGGGCTCGAACCGATCGTGGCCTACCACCGGGACGTACTGCAGCTGTGCCGGGCCATGACGGACCTGTTCCGGCACACCGTGTTCtacctgctgctgctcgacTCGGTGCTGCTGTGCGTGATCGGTTATCAATTTGTGCTATTCATGAGCACGCCCCGGGCCCTCATGCTGGTGGCGATGGCGTTCGTGATGGTGCTGCAGGCGGTCATCTACTGCTACCACGGTACCATGATCCACGAGGAG ggcctcaaggttgctgACGCCATTTATCAAAGCAATTGGTACGAGGCACCGGTAGCCGTGCAGAAACGGTTGCGATTATGCATGATGCGAGCGCAGAAACCCATCGTCACCCGGGGAGGATTCATAAAAGCCACTCTGCCCACCCTCAAGAAG ATTTTAAACTCCACCGGTTCCTACATCACCATGCTACTGTCCCTCGATACGGAGCTGCAATAG
- the LOC131294557 gene encoding uncharacterized protein LOC131294557: MTTLCSPWGQGQRDEYPSKALVNFLYSPNFNTKDMDDILVEECNNRNTVYVLNSSYRYGNLDMIELFGSPAGRALTVNNKTAAEMSCGGRAAACGRKAPPGDDANQLQQQQQQANSLGGLLAAGSISPTNIGNIRISSIDGTIAGRHLIESGGDFIRFGSEKRPPSAASAPFRSRASSGKSTTTHQTDQPHRRNNLKMAKFWKLFDEDRLRKDGGVVEPADVDGPTRRSRWGVGSTLDRAEAADKSSNDLYSEAAQLLGIKCSLTDSCRCIDCQSQYFDCDDDFDAYSEYSDKSYDVDDNLYPPRSYYAESSPVGARVSDSAITDHCEAQRRPWDDLDGQQDFNGNECQHYLHSIQRRSSSLNVSSEQEATSAPAATAKGVNEEAGEEDTPATLSATVREEESIVLVTVDGLNCANGPGSQCSCSCC; encoded by the exons ATGACTACGCTTTGCAGTCCTTGGGGTCAAGGTCAGCGGGACGAGTATCCTTCGAAAGCGTTGGTGAACTTTCTCTACTCCCCCAACTTCAACACAAAAG ACATGGACGACATATTGGTGGAAGAATGCAACAACAGGAACACCGTCTACGTGCTAAACTCCAGCTATCGCTATGGG AATCTGGACATGATAGAGCTGTTCGGTTCTCCGGCCGGGCGCGCATTAACGGTGAATAATAAAACTGCCGCCGAGATGAGCTGCGGTGGGAGGGCGGCAGCATGCGGCCGGAAGGCGCCACCGGGTGACGATGCCAACcagttgcagcagcagcagcagcaggcgaaCTCGCTCGGTGGGCTGCTGGCGGCCGGTAGCATAAGCCCGACCAACATCGGCAACATCAGGATCAGCAGCATCGACGGCACCATCGCCGGTCGCCATCTCATCGAGTCGGGGGGCGATTTCATTAGGTTTGGCTCGGAAAAGCGACCACCCTCCGCTGCCTCTGCCCCCTTCCGGAGCCGCGCAAGTAGCGGCAAAAGCACCACCACGCACCAGACAGACCAGCCGCATCGGCGGAATAATCTGAAAATGGCCAAATTCTGGAAGCTGTTCGATGAGGACCGGTTACGGAAGGATGGCGGGGTCGTCGAGCCGGCGGACGTGGATGGGCCGACCCGTCGAAG CCGATGGGGAGTTGGGTCGACACTCGATCGGGCGGAAGCGGCCGACAAATCCTCCAACGATCTGTACAGCGAAGCGGCCCAGCTGCTCGGCATCAAGTGTTCGCTGACCGACAGCTGTCGGTGTATAGATTGTCAG AGCCAATACTTTGATTGCGACGACGACTTCGACGCGTACTCCGAGTACTCCGATAAATCGTACGATGTCGATGACAACCTGTACCCGCCCCGATCGTACTACGCCGAGTCCTCGCCGGTCGGTGCCAGGGTGTCCGATTCAGCAATCACGGACCATTGCGAGGCCCAGCGACGACCCTGGGACGACCTGGACGGCCAGCAAGATTTCAACGGTAATGAATGCCAACATTATTTGCATAGCATTCAGCGTCGTTCGTCTTCATTGAATGTGTCATCGGAGCAGGAAGC GACGTCGGCTCCAGCAGCCACCGCGAAGGGAGTGAACGAGGAAGCCGGTGAGGAGGACACTCCAGCGACACTGTCGGCTACCGTACGGGAGGAAGAGAGCATTGTGCTCGTCACCGTCGATGGGCTCAACTGCGCCAACGGACCTGGCAGCCAATGCTCCTGTTCGTGCTGCTAG